From Haloglomus litoreum, the proteins below share one genomic window:
- a CDS encoding LysE family translocator: protein MSTLVSLAAGVVFGLALAAPPGPMNAVIAEESVLRGWKEGFRAGLGAATADFIFFLLAVAGVVTFVRQSALVTGLMVGLGGILMLYFAYGAVADARETFTDVEAALDESSRGFRKAFVLALTNPYQIVFWLTVGVGLLEPGTLDALAPLSDALAGFLVVETGSPALLVGLFAGIGLWITGFPAALVGAQRRVDRLAPAVAGVSALVLAGFGVFYLLRAAETLSTL, encoded by the coding sequence ATGTCGACGCTCGTATCGCTGGCCGCGGGGGTGGTCTTCGGCCTGGCACTGGCGGCGCCGCCGGGGCCGATGAACGCCGTCATCGCCGAGGAGTCCGTCCTCCGGGGGTGGAAGGAGGGGTTCCGGGCGGGACTGGGCGCGGCGACGGCCGACTTCATCTTCTTCCTGCTCGCCGTCGCCGGCGTCGTGACCTTCGTCCGGCAGTCGGCGCTGGTGACGGGGCTGATGGTCGGGCTCGGTGGCATCCTGATGCTCTACTTCGCCTACGGGGCGGTGGCCGACGCCCGCGAGACGTTCACCGACGTGGAGGCGGCCCTGGACGAGTCGAGTCGGGGCTTCCGGAAGGCGTTCGTGCTGGCGCTCACCAACCCCTACCAGATCGTCTTCTGGCTCACCGTCGGCGTCGGCCTCCTCGAACCGGGGACGCTGGACGCGCTCGCGCCGCTCTCGGACGCCCTCGCCGGGTTCCTCGTGGTCGAGACCGGCTCGCCCGCGCTGCTCGTGGGACTGTTCGCCGGCATCGGCCTCTGGATCACGGGCTTCCCGGCCGCGCTGGTCGGGGCCCAGCGGCGGGTCGACCGCCTCGCTCCGGCCGTGGCCGGGGTCAGCGCGCTGGTCCTGGCGGGCTTCGGCGTCTTCTACCTCCTCCGGGCGGCCGAGACGCTGTCCACGCTCTGA
- a CDS encoding MBL fold metallo-hydrolase — translation MDCTRVPLTVPTRAPTGKTAAYCLGTDEALLVDPAAVTDDLDALLADRTVAHVAVTHHHPDHVGAVEHYASAHDATVWCRYGRGDEFEAATGVVPDRTFVDGTTIPTGDGDATVVDLPGHAPEHVGFRFPDDTTGTDAYLVGDLAVAAGSVVVGAPEGDMRAYVSSLRRLWARNPDTLYPAHGPVIADPRETCARLITHRRDREGRVRDAVHDGARTVAEITDAAYEKDLTGVRDLAEATVVAHLEKLAVEGRVRWDGTEATPS, via the coding sequence ATGGACTGCACCCGCGTCCCGCTCACGGTCCCCACCCGCGCACCCACCGGGAAGACCGCCGCCTACTGTCTCGGCACGGACGAGGCCCTCCTCGTCGACCCGGCGGCCGTGACCGACGACCTCGACGCGCTGCTCGCCGACCGCACGGTCGCCCACGTCGCCGTCACCCACCACCACCCGGACCACGTCGGCGCCGTCGAGCACTACGCGAGCGCACACGACGCCACCGTCTGGTGCCGGTACGGCCGGGGCGACGAGTTCGAGGCCGCCACCGGCGTCGTCCCCGACCGGACGTTCGTCGACGGGACGACCATCCCGACCGGCGACGGTGACGCCACCGTCGTCGACCTGCCGGGCCACGCCCCCGAGCACGTCGGGTTCCGCTTCCCGGACGACACCACGGGCACCGACGCCTACCTCGTCGGCGACCTCGCCGTCGCCGCGGGCAGCGTGGTCGTCGGCGCGCCGGAGGGCGACATGCGTGCCTACGTCTCCTCGCTCCGCCGGCTCTGGGCCCGGAACCCCGACACCCTCTATCCCGCCCACGGCCCCGTCATCGCCGACCCGCGCGAGACCTGCGCTCGTCTCATCACTCACCGCCGCGACCGCGAGGGGCGGGTCCGCGACGCCGTCCACGACGGCGCCCGGACCGTCGCCGAGATCACCGACGCCGCCTACGAGAAGGACCTCACCGGCGTCCGGGACCTGGCCGAGGCGACCGTCGTCGCCCACCTGGAGAAACTCGCCGTCGAGGGGCGTGTCCGCTGGGACGGGACCGAGGCGACACCGTCGTAG
- a CDS encoding MarR family transcriptional regulator, which produces MSTTPEEQAHESPLTDPEFRERLRELPPSAKLVAKVLEDASPLSQGQLAEESLLPDRTVRYALNRLEEEDLVGSRYSFHDARKQVYYLTE; this is translated from the coding sequence ATGAGCACGACGCCGGAGGAGCAGGCCCACGAGTCGCCCCTGACAGACCCCGAGTTCCGCGAGCGCCTGCGCGAACTCCCGCCGAGCGCGAAGCTGGTCGCGAAGGTGCTGGAGGACGCCTCCCCCCTCTCGCAGGGACAGCTCGCCGAGGAGTCGCTCCTCCCCGACCGCACCGTGCGCTACGCGCTGAACCGGCTGGAGGAGGAGGACCTCGTCGGCTCGCGCTACTCCTTCCACGACGCGCGCAAGCAGGTCTACTACCTCACCGAGTAA
- a CDS encoding amidohydrolase, with translation MLELEHGFRVVDVGATLVGEPGGSRGRAVAPDRLERELRQAGVVRAVVAPPSRPNESGYLAANNAVARRSVDRPFVPFARLSGPRVPGDPPDERSNPGEHPDTESVAQYGYDDRFHGFAIDPTLDGLPTPGTLDALGDVGLPVLVTGGHGFPPSRVADLCGRGFPVVLGGVGGDPGTRELFATAVDLLERHDDLFLDTGTVRSRAHLERALREHPDRVLFASRAGEAHPNVAVMTLLTCSVPEDTMGRAFDGNPSRVVPSLAP, from the coding sequence ATGCTCGAACTGGAGCACGGGTTCAGGGTCGTCGACGTCGGGGCGACGCTGGTCGGCGAGCCAGGCGGGTCGCGCGGTCGCGCGGTCGCACCGGATCGGCTGGAGCGTGAACTCCGGCAGGCGGGTGTGGTGCGCGCGGTCGTCGCCCCGCCGTCCCGACCGAACGAGAGCGGCTACCTCGCGGCCAACAACGCCGTCGCACGACGCTCCGTCGACCGGCCGTTCGTCCCCTTCGCGCGGCTCTCCGGTCCTCGGGTGCCGGGCGACCCGCCGGACGAGCGGTCGAACCCCGGGGAGCACCCGGACACCGAGTCGGTGGCACAGTACGGCTACGACGACCGGTTCCACGGGTTCGCCATCGACCCCACACTGGATGGCCTGCCGACCCCGGGGACGCTCGACGCGCTCGGTGATGTGGGGCTACCGGTCCTGGTGACCGGCGGCCACGGGTTCCCCCCATCCCGGGTGGCCGACCTCTGTGGGCGTGGGTTCCCCGTCGTCCTCGGCGGCGTCGGCGGCGACCCCGGGACCCGCGAACTGTTCGCGACGGCTGTCGACCTGCTGGAGCGCCACGACGACCTGTTCCTCGATACGGGGACGGTCCGGTCGCGGGCGCACCTGGAGCGTGCGCTCCGCGAACACCCCGACCGGGTGCTGTTCGCCAGTCGCGCGGGCGAGGCCCACCCGAACGTGGCCGTGATGACGCTGCTCACCTGTTCCGTTCCGGAGGACACGATGGGACGGGCGTTCGACGGCAACCCCTCGCGGGTGGTGCCGTCGCTGGCGCCCTGA
- a CDS encoding glycosyltransferase family 2 protein, translating to MDISVVIPTLNGRDRLATCLDALAERAPGIETVVANGPSADGTSGMVRDRDEVDVLVELDERNVNVARNAGAARASGDIIAFLGDELVVDEGWMGALRERVPGVGTDAGTDTDAPVATDGGAETAGEAGTEPADDDGDGAEPTPPVGAISGPTNRQLRAGVATEEVETRRIKGRSVTYVNPRNVAFTQQALHAIDGFDEYLEVGGARDAAHRLAATGFGVDWRPAMSVRFDPDRGPSPRADGGDEADWRWRYRSLTYRLVKNYGPRPTVAYRVCRHAVDDAWDALREVGRGEARPSTWFGNGRDVTLGTGRGLVDGIRARYGDRSPRRNPRGISSRTDRAVTVFDRR from the coding sequence ATGGATATCTCGGTCGTTATCCCGACCCTGAACGGGCGGGACCGGCTGGCGACCTGTCTCGACGCCCTCGCCGAGCGGGCGCCGGGCATCGAGACGGTGGTCGCCAACGGGCCCTCGGCCGACGGGACCAGCGGGATGGTCCGCGACCGGGACGAGGTGGACGTGCTCGTCGAACTCGACGAGCGGAACGTCAACGTCGCTCGCAACGCCGGCGCGGCGCGCGCGAGCGGCGACATCATCGCCTTCCTCGGCGACGAACTCGTCGTGGACGAGGGGTGGATGGGGGCACTCCGCGAGCGCGTGCCCGGGGTCGGGACCGATGCCGGGACGGACACCGACGCGCCGGTGGCGACCGACGGCGGGGCCGAGACGGCGGGCGAGGCCGGGACGGAACCTGCGGACGACGACGGGGACGGAGCGGAGCCGACACCGCCCGTCGGCGCCATCTCCGGGCCGACGAACCGCCAGCTCCGTGCCGGCGTCGCCACCGAGGAGGTCGAGACCCGTCGCATCAAGGGCCGCTCGGTCACCTACGTCAATCCGCGGAACGTCGCGTTCACCCAGCAGGCGCTGCACGCGATCGACGGGTTCGACGAGTACCTGGAGGTCGGCGGCGCACGCGACGCGGCCCACCGGCTCGCGGCGACCGGGTTCGGGGTCGACTGGCGCCCGGCCATGTCCGTCAGGTTCGACCCCGACCGCGGGCCGTCGCCCCGCGCCGACGGGGGCGACGAGGCCGACTGGCGCTGGCGCTACCGGTCGCTCACGTACCGGCTCGTCAAGAACTACGGCCCGCGGCCGACGGTCGCCTACCGGGTCTGCCGGCACGCCGTCGACGACGCGTGGGACGCGCTCCGCGAGGTGGGCCGCGGCGAGGCCCGCCCCTCGACCTGGTTCGGCAACGGCCGGGACGTCACCCTCGGCACGGGCCGTGGCCTGGTCGACGGAATCCGGGCCCGGTACGGGGACCGGAGTCCCCGGCGGAACCCACGGGGCATCTCCTCGCGGACTGATCGCGCGGTCACCGTCTTCGACCGCCGGTAG